A segment of the Agrobacterium tumefaciens genome:
CGCGCGCCTTTGTTGCCTGATTGACATAACGCACGGTGGCAAAAATCCGGGTCCTGCTGCGCTGCGCGCCACGCGTTGGCATGTTGAGATTGTTCGTCATTGTCTGCTCACGCAATTGTTTCGACTGTCCTATGCTGGCACACAAAGCTTGAACCGCATTTAGCACTATCCTTAAAATTGCAGGCAATTTGCGAATTCACGCGGCATCGATGCGGCACTGGAAGCAATTGTTGCGGGCCGAGCGAACATGCACATAGGCGACGTCGTCACGCTGCAGAAGCTGGCTGGCACGCGCGGCGATCTGGTCCGTCGCGGTCACGGCGCCAGTGCCATAGACAATGCGCTCATTCTTGCCATATCCGCGCACGATGTAATCGGGGCTTTCCAGCATCGGCGGCAGCGCATCCGTCTCGGGATAGCGTTGGCATTCATCGGCGTGAAGAAAGATCGGCCCGGTCTCCGCATAGGGCTGCAGCGCGCTGAAGGGGCGATAGGCGAGGATCAGCATGCCTTCGCCTTCGCCGATCTCGCCGAGGCAGTGGCGGCAGGGCATGCCACCCGGTGACACGGCTTTTTCCGGTGCATTGCCATAGGCATCGGCTTCGCCGGCGCGAAAGGCTGCGGCGTCCTCTTCTGACATGGCGGTAAAAACGATTTGGGTCATGGTGGGCTCCGGTCTGTTAGGCGTTGCTACTTTGCCGCTATGAGCCCGAAACGCTCGGCTATCCACCCGATTCTTGCGATGGGATGCAACCACCCCATTGCGGGATGCGTTGCCTTGGGGAATCAGTGTTTCTCCTCGATTCCGGAAGGTCCGATTTCATGATCCGTCGTTTGCTGGCTGCCTTGCCGATGGTCCTTGTTTCCTTGACTGCGCCAACGCACGTCCAGGCACAATTTGCCTCGGGTCTGGACGACCTTTCGGACGATCAGCTTCAGCAGGCGGTCAACTTCGTCATCGGCAATGCAATCTTCTCGCTCTATCATGAAAGCGCGAAGATGATGATTACCGACTTCGGTGTTGCGGATGCCGGCAGCAGCCAGGAGCCTGCCGATCAACTGGCCGGAACAATGATCCTTCAGGCCAATGAGGAGTGGCTCGATACCGCGCTCGTCAATGCCACCGATAGCTGGTATCTCGGCCGCGACGCGGAAAGCCTGCCTCTGCATGAGCCGCCGGTTCATTCGGTCCTCATTCCCAACAAGAACCGTGACCGTGACATGGCATGCCTGATGGTCGGACGGGACAAGGAAGGGTACGGCGACCTTGCCGCCATGATGGGGCTTGAGGGCGGCGATTTCCGGAAATGCGAGGCATCCTATCCGGCGATCGCTTCGGCCTGGGAAGATTTCCTGCGTCCGCATCAGGTGGGCAAGCCAACCAGCAAGTTCACGATCAGCTATCAACCAGCCCGTGATCCGGCGCTTGAATCCTACGCGATCATGATCCGGGAATCGAAGGTTCTCGATCTCATCAGCCGCAGCTTCGGCGCCTACGCCTTGAAGGGCGACGTCAAGTTGACGGCAAAATCCTGCGGTCGACCCGATGTCTACTGGTCGGCGGAAAACCGCGAAATCACCTATTGCTACGAACTCGGCAAGTTCCAGGCGGAGCTGATCTCGGCGCATCTGTCGGAAGGCGGAAGCGAGAAGGAAAGCGAGTCGGTGAAGGAAATTCCGACCGCAGTGAATCTCGGCCTGGAATTGTAACCCGAACAAACTCTGTTACCTTTTCCTCCGACATATGAGGAGGATGAGATGTCACGGCTGGTCGTTCGCAGTTTTTCAATCTCACTGGATGGTTTTGGCGCAGGCCCGGATCAAAGCCTTCAAAACCCGCTGGGCGTTAAAGGCGAAACACTCCACAACTGGGCTTTCGGCACGAAGACCTTCAGGACGATGTTCGGCCAGGACGGAGGATCGACTGGCGTAGACGAAGGCTTCGCAGCCAGCGGTTTCGAAAATATCGGCGCCTGGATATTGGGGCGCAACATGTTCGGCCCCGTCCGTGGCGCGTGGCCGGATGAGAGCTGGAAGGGCTGGTGGGGCGAAGAGCCGCCGTACCACGTGCCGGTCTTCGTGCTGACAAACCATCCACGCGCCTCCTTCGACATGAAGGGTGGTACGACGTTTCACTTTATCACGCATGGCATCGAGGAAGCACTTGAAGCAGCAAAAGCGGCGGCAGGCGGCAAGGACGTGAGATTGGGCGGCGGCGTTTCCGTGATCCGCCAATATCTGGAGCAGCAACTGATCGATGATCTGCATCTTGCCCAGTCGCCGGTGCTATTGGGCAAGGGCGAAAACCTGCTGTCCGGGCTTGATCTGCCTGCCCTCGGTTATCAGTGCCGTGAAACGGTACGCGGCGAAAACGCCACGCACCTTTTGATTGGAAGAACCGGATAGGGGCTCGCCTGTGGACGAGCCTGCCACTCAGCTCTTTCTTGAAATTTCAAGCAGTTCCGTTTCGGTCAGCGGCTCGACCCAGGCCTCGTAAGTCCCAACCGGCGAAAAGCCCATCATCTGGTAAAGCTGCAGGGCGCGTGGGTGGTCGAGCGTGTTGGTCGTAACCGTCACGCGCTTCGGATTGTCCTGCCACGCGGCGTAGAGCGCCTGCAGCAGAAACCATTTGCCGACACCAGCACCGATTGCCTCTTCCAGAAGGCCGAAATAGGACAGTTCGGTCACGTCCTCATCGACCTTGTGAAGTTCGAAGAAACCGGCCGGGGCGCCATTCATGTAAAGCACTGTCACGCTGTTGGCCGGATCGCGCAGCACGGCGGAAAGCGCCGCATCATTCATGCGCATGCGTTTTTGCCAGTGCCAGCGCTTGCCGACGCGCCAGTAAAGGTAGCGGTAGAAGTGCAGGGGAATATTGTTGACCCGCATCAGCGCTGTCTGGATGTTGACCGGGATCGGCAGGCTGACCTTCGGCGGCGACGTCATTTCCAGTTGCGTCACATGCGCTTTCAGCGGTCCATGCGACACGGTCGGCACGGCGTCGGCCGCACCGGTAACAATGGGCGTATCCTGAAGTCCGCCCCATTCCGACCATGAGCCGTCATAAAGCGAGTTCTCGGAATGGCCGAGCGATTCCAGCGCAAGCATGATGACGGCGGCAGTTACACCGGAGCCGCAGCTTGTCACGACGGGCTTCGACAGATCGATACCGGCATCGCCGATCATCTTGCGAAGCGTTGCGAGATCCTTGAAGTGCCCATTTTCGGAAAAGGCCGTGGCAGGCAGGCTGCGGGCGCCGGGCATGTGACCGGAGCGCATGCCGGCACGCGGTTCCGCTTCATCGCCGGTAAAGCGGCCGGCGCCACGCGCATCGGCGATCTGCTTTTCACCACTGTCGACAATGCTGCGCATGGCCGACAGGGAGGTGACGCGGCTTTCATCAAAGTCAGGTGTAAAGGTTGCGGGCGCAATCTCGGGCGTGCCGGTTTCGAGCGGGCGCTCCTCGCGTTTCCAGCCATCCAGGCCGCCGTCCAGCACATAGGCCTTCTGCACGCCCATGACGCGCAGCATCCACCATACGCGTGGCGCGGAAAAGAACCCCGGACCGTCATAAACGACGATCGTGTCGCTGTCGCTCAGACCAAGCTTGCCCGCCTCTTCGGCAAAGAATTCCGGCGAGGGCAGGGAATGCGGCAGGCCGGTGGTGTGATCGGCGATCTTGTCCTGATCGAAGAACACGGCACCCGGAAGGTGCCCGGCGACAAATTCTTCCGCGCCATTGCGCTTGTGCGCCGGCAGATACCAGGAAGCATCTACAATGCGAAAACCTGGCGTGCCAAGCTGCGCCTCTACCCAGTCCGCCGAGACGACGAAGCGGCTTTTATCCGTGCTCACGATATTTCTCCCGATCTCAGGCCGTAGCTTCAGGTGTGCCGAAACGAATACGGAAACGCCTGTTCTCCTTGCCCTTTTTTTCGATCTTGGCGATGTGGATGTCGCCAACTTCCTTTGTTTCCGAAACGTGGGTGCCGCCGCACGGCTGGCTGTCGATGCTGGATGCCTCGCCAATGCAGACAAGGCTCACGCGTCCAAGGCCGACCGGTGGGCGCACGTTTTTGGATTTGACGATGCCGGGATTGGCCAGAAGCTCTTCATCCGTAATCCATTGCAGGAAAACCGGGTGGTTGGCCTTCACCAGCTCCATCAGCTTGGCCGTTACGTCGTCCTTGTCAATCGTTTCCGACATGTCGAAGTCGACGCGGGATTCGTCCTCACCCACCGCTGCGCCGGTGATCGGCCATTGGCAGACAACGGACAGCAGATGGCAGGCCGTGTGCATGCGCATCAGCTTGTAGCGACGCGGCCAGTCCACGTGCAGCGTCACCTTTTCGCCGACAGCGGGCGACGCCTGACCTTCGAGCGGAACGTGAATGATGACGCTCTTGTCGGCGCCGTGCCTGGTCACGCCAAGGTCGATTTTCGAGCCATCGGCACGTTCAAGCACGCCCGAATCGCCGGGCTGGCCGCCCGACGTGGCGTAAAAGCAGGTCTGGTCGAGTTCGATGCCGCCGTCTTCATGCACCGCCGTAACGATCGCTTCTGCAGTTGAAAGATAGAAATCGTCACGAAACAGGGCATTCACAGGCATTTCGGCAGGTCCTCAAACAGTTTCGTACGGAACCGAAATCTCGCTCTTTTCCGTCAGCCAGGCGGGAAGGGGAAGGCCCTTCGAGCGCAGGAAGTCGGGGTTGAAGAGCTTTGACTGGTAACGGTTGCCGTAGTCGCAAAGAATGGTCACGATTGTATGCCCCGGACCGAGTTCGCGGGCAAGGCGGATCGCGCCGGCAATGTTGATGCCGCTCGAACCACCCAGGCACAGGCCTTCTTTTGTAACGAGGTCGAACAGCACCGGCAGCGCTTCTGCGTCCGGAATACGGTAGGAAAAGTCGGGGCGGAAACCTTCGAGATTGGCGGTGATGCGTCCCTGGCCGATGCCCTCGGTAATGGATGAGCCTTCCGATTTCAGCGCGCCATTGGTGTAATATTCAAAGAGAGCCGCACCATCGGGATCGGCAAGACCGATCTTGATGTCGGGATTGAAGTCGCGAAGACCGTCAGCAACGCCAGCCAGCGTGCCGCCCGAACCGACAGCGCAGATGAAGCCATCCACCTTGCCGTCCGTCTGGTCCCAGATTTCGGGCGCGGTCGTTTCGATATGGGCCTGCCGGTTGGCAATGTTATCGAACTGGTTGGCCCAGATCGCACCGTTCGGATCGGTCGCAGCAAGCTGTTTGGCAAGGCGCCCGGAAACCTTCACGTAGTTGTTCGGGTTGGAATAGGGGACAGCCGGAACCTCGACCAGTTTGGCGCCAAGAAGCTTCAGCGCGTCCTTCTTTTCCTGGCTCTGGGTTTCCGGAATGACGATGACGGTCTTGTAGCCAAGCGCGTTGGCGACGAGTGCAAGACCGATGCCGGTGTTGCCTGCCGTGCCCTCGACAATCGTGCCGCCCGGCCGCAACTGGCCACGGCGTTCCGCGTCACGAATGATGTAGAGCGCGGCGCGATCCTTCACCGATTGGCCCGGATTGAGAAACTCTGCCTTGCCGAGAATTTCGCAGCCCGTCGCTTCGGACGCAGCCTTGAGGCGGATGAGTGGCGTGTTGCCGATGGCGGTAAGCGCAGAGGAGTGAATGGTCATGGCGAGCCTTCTTGTCTGAGCAGAAACTAAGAGGGGTTATGTCCCGTTACAACTGCATCGTGACAAGAAATTATCTTCCCGGCTTTGCGTCTGCCACGCAAAAATTTGCCGTTCCCCGTTTTTATGCGTGTTTCTTGAGGCCGGAGTAGGCATCGAGTGCCCGCTGTCGCGCAAATTGATGATCGACGACCGGTTTCGGATAGGTTGTCCCAAGCTCGATTCCGGCTTTTTCCAGCACGTCCTTCGGTGCTGCGAATGGCTTATGGATGTATTTCCGCTCCAGTTTGTCCAGTTCGGGAACGAACATGCGCACATAGTCGCCATTCGCATCGAATTTTTCGCCCTGAAGCACGGGGTTGAAGATCCGGAAGAACGGTGAGGCGTCTGCGCCCGATCCGGCCACCCATTGCCAGTTGGCGGCATTCGATGCCGGGTCGGCATCCACAAGCGTATCGCGGAACCACTTCTCGCCTTTGCGCCAGTCTATCAGCAGATGTTTGATGAGGAAGGACGCGGTGATCATGCGGACACGGTTGTGCATGATGCCATGCTTCCACAATTGCCGCATTCCAGCATCGACAATCGGATATCCCGTCATGCCGCGCTTCCACGCATTGAAGCCCGCATTGTCGTTTTTCCATGGGAAAGGATCGAAACTGTCGTTCCAGTTTTTCTCGTCCAGTTCAGGAAAATGAAACAGCAGGTGATAGCAGAATTCGCGCCAGACCAGTTCCTTGCGGAAACGGCTGATATCCTGAGACCCGATCTTGTGCGACAGCCCCTTGGTCGCATGCCATGCAGCCGCAGGCGATATCTCGCCAAGCGCCAGATGCGGCGAGAGCATGGAGGTGGCATCCTTGGCGGGAAAATCCCGGCCTTCCTCGTAACCTTTCAGCGCGCCGTCGATGAAATCCTCAAGCTTTTCCTGCGCGCTTGCTTCGCCCGGCGTCCAAAGATCGGCAAAATCCTTTGCCCAGTCCGGTCTGGTTGGCAAAAGTTTCCAGTCGGCCAGTTTTTCCGTCTTCGGCCAGGTGCCGGGTGCTGTCAGCTTATCCGGTGCCTCTGCCGGCACATGCGGCTCCTCGGCGCCTTCGATCGCCCGCCAGAAGGGCGTGTAGACACGGTAAGGGCCGCCGCCTTTGGTCTTGACCCGCGATGGCTCGTGCATGAGGTGGCCCGCGAAGCTTTTCACCGTCAGGCCGTCACCTCGAAGCGCCTCTTTCAGTTTGCTGTCCGTCTCCATGCCATCGGGATCGTAGCGCCTGTTCCACAAGACCGTTTCGGCGCCCGTTTCCGAGATCAGCGAATGGAGAATGTCTGAAGGCTTGCCGCTGCGAAGCAGAAGGCGGCTGCCACATGTGTCGAGCGAGGCCGCCAGGGCTTCCAGCGAATGATGCAGCCACCATTCCTGCGCGCCGCCCAGAGGACCGGCCGATCCAGCCTTGTCATCCCTGATATAAACGGGAATCACCGCCCCACCGTGATCGAGTGCAGCGCGCAGAGCGTAATTGTCGGACAGGCGCAGGTCCTTGCGGAACCAGACGATAACGGCAGAGGGCTTTGTTGACATGGGCTTTTCCGGTTCACCTCTGCTTGAATGACAATTGAACGGCTTTGTTCCTCAAATCGGCTAGAATGGGAAGATGGACGGACGCGGTTTTCTGATGAGGATTTTTTTAGACTTGAAACCGTCGGGGGCGGGAACCAAGTGAAGGCGCCAATGTTTCAACGGGGCAATAAACTATGGATGTACAATCGATGCTTCTGAACGACATCAAATGGAAAACCCCCGTTACCATTTCCCTGCAGAACGGCTCGCCCAGAATTTTCAACGGCGCCTACGAAGCGTTTGACTTCTTGCAGCACGAATGGCCGGAGCGCACCGGACAGGCTTATGAGCAGGCGCTACGACTTTGCCGCGCCTCTCTGATGGGGAGCGTTGATGGCGAAATCGCCAGAGCGGCGTTCATCGCGGCAAGCCGGCAGGCCGAATGCCTGATGGACGAGGATCGTCAGATCGCCTCCTGATTTTCAACCGGAAAATCATCTCGAACGAAGCCATCCGTAACGGTGCGGGTGGCTTTTTTGTTGGGGCCTTCGCAAAACGGGTTGAAAATGTGGCCATGAGGGGCGAACTTTGCCACACACAACAGGTGATCGGCACGTTACGATGCAAAATCAGGGCTATATCGTTTTTCCGACCGCGCTTGGCCATTGCGGTCTTGCCTGGGGCGCGAAAGGCATAAAACGTCTGCAATTGCCGGGCGCCAATGCTGCCGAAACGGAAAAGCTGCTGATGCGGCGGGTCCCGTCCCTGTCGGCTGCAGCACCGGATGATGAACTGCGGCGGATCATCGAGAGCATCGTTCGTTACTTCGCCGGTGAGGCGACGGATTTCTCCAGGACGCCGGTTGATCTGGCCGGAGCGGAACCCTTTCATCTCGATGTCTATCAGGCTGTACGCCTTATTGGCTGGGGCAACACGACCACCTATGGCGCGGTTGCAAAGACGCTGGGAAGCGGGCCGGAAAAGGCGCGCGATGTGGGGCAGGCGATGGCGAAAAATCCGGTGCCGCTGATCATACCCTGCCACCGCGTTCTGGCCGCCGGCGGCAGGCTTGGCGGTTTTTCCGCACCGGGCGGCTCAACGACGAAATTGCGGATGCTGGCACTGGAAAATGCCGGGCGGGCTTCCGACGACGAGGCCCAGGGCAGCCTGTTTTGAAGCAACGACAGATTCGTGCTGTATAGACCGTCCAAATTTTCGCCAATATCTCGTCAAATTGTCGTTGAATTGTCCCAATACATGGGCGCCCTCTAACAAAAGGGCGACAAGTTTGAAAGTATCCGCGTTATTTCTAGCCGCTGTAGTGTCTTTAACAGCGGCGGCGTCAGCCTCTGCCGGAATGTTGAACCAGGCAGAAAGATATTCGGGTCTGCACGAGACCAAGAATAACAAGAGCCTCAAGAACATTCTGGGTGCCAATCCCCGCGTCACCCCCTGGTGCGGTCTTTTCCTCCACGCCGTTGCCAGCAAGGCAGGGCGGCAATCTCCGAAATCCTATGGTTTTGCCAAATCCTGGACGTCTTTCGGTTACGCTGTGCCGGTGGGCCAGGCGAAACCCGGTGATGTCGTTGTTGTCCGCAACGGCCGCGGTTATCACGCCGGCATCCTGAAAAGCATGAGCGGCAAGACGGCAAAGATCCTTGGCGGAAACCAGTCGGGCCGCGTGCAGGTTTCAAACTTCAGCCGCAAGTCCATCGTGTCGGTGCGTCGCTAACCGTTTTCGGGCCGACCCGACACCGTGCCACTGGCAATTCCAAAAGAGCGGGCTGAGGCCCGCTTTTTTTATGCCTTTTTTGAAGGAAACTGCGCCGCGCATCCAGCCTGCTGTTGACGACCGTCAAATGAAACCTCTTCATAGTCAGGAACGAGGAACAAATGTCATCTTTCTCTGTTTTTGTTGTCATATGGATGAGATCAAAGGGAGGTTCGTTATGACTGCAGATCGTGAAGGCTCTATCCGTGCCAAGGCGCACGCCCTTTGGGAAAAGGAAGGCAGACCGGAAGGTTCTCATGAGCGGCACTGGGCGGAAGCGGAGCGCGAAGTCGCAACAGAAACCGCCAAAAAACCGGTCAAGAAGCCCGCTGAGCGCAAACCGAAGTCGCCAGCCGTAAAATCCCTTCAGAACGAACAAAAGGCTTCACGGGCCGATGATAAGGACGAATTGACCGAAGGTCTGGAAGAAAGCTTCCCGGCAAGCGATCCGCTTGCGGTCACAAACACGACAGTGGCGACCAAACGCCCGAGTGCGAAAAAGAAGACCAAATAGGTCTCTGGGACCAATAGCCGGTCAAACGGCTATGTCGTCATGGAAATCAGCGGTATTGGGTGAAAAGTTCTCTTGAAGAGAAGAATGGCTCCCCGGGCCGGCGTGTGATCGAACTATCTAACTCGATATACATGCAATGATTACAGGTGCTTGATAAAAATCTGGCCTCACATGAGGCCGGGTTGTAGTCGTATTTGTATCTAAAATGTAGCCCGATTGGCTCCTATGAGATCGCGTATTCGAGCGCTCTGCGTGCCCCGTTTTTTTGCTTCGATGGCAGCAAGATACTCGCGTTCCACTCTATCGAGCAAAGGCTGCGCAATTGGGCCTTTGACGTCTACGACCTTTGCTGCGAATAACAGCATTTCCTCAAGTCTCTCTATGGTGACACCTTGGTGGGTAAAGC
Coding sequences within it:
- a CDS encoding cysteine synthase A — protein: MTIHSSALTAIGNTPLIRLKAASEATGCEILGKAEFLNPGQSVKDRAALYIIRDAERRGQLRPGGTIVEGTAGNTGIGLALVANALGYKTVIVIPETQSQEKKDALKLLGAKLVEVPAVPYSNPNNYVKVSGRLAKQLAATDPNGAIWANQFDNIANRQAHIETTAPEIWDQTDGKVDGFICAVGSGGTLAGVADGLRDFNPDIKIGLADPDGAALFEYYTNGALKSEGSSITEGIGQGRITANLEGFRPDFSYRIPDAEALPVLFDLVTKEGLCLGGSSGINIAGAIRLARELGPGHTIVTILCDYGNRYQSKLFNPDFLRSKGLPLPAWLTEKSEISVPYETV
- a CDS encoding TIGR02594 family protein, with amino-acid sequence MLNQAERYSGLHETKNNKSLKNILGANPRVTPWCGLFLHAVASKAGRQSPKSYGFAKSWTSFGYAVPVGQAKPGDVVVVRNGRGYHAGILKSMSGKTAKILGGNQSGRVQVSNFSRKSIVSVRR
- the sseA gene encoding 3-mercaptopyruvate sulfurtransferase yields the protein MSTDKSRFVVSADWVEAQLGTPGFRIVDASWYLPAHKRNGAEEFVAGHLPGAVFFDQDKIADHTTGLPHSLPSPEFFAEEAGKLGLSDSDTIVVYDGPGFFSAPRVWWMLRVMGVQKAYVLDGGLDGWKREERPLETGTPEIAPATFTPDFDESRVTSLSAMRSIVDSGEKQIADARGAGRFTGDEAEPRAGMRSGHMPGARSLPATAFSENGHFKDLATLRKMIGDAGIDLSKPVVTSCGSGVTAAVIMLALESLGHSENSLYDGSWSEWGGLQDTPIVTGAADAVPTVSHGPLKAHVTQLEMTSPPKVSLPIPVNIQTALMRVNNIPLHFYRYLYWRVGKRWHWQKRMRMNDAALSAVLRDPANSVTVLYMNGAPAGFFELHKVDEDVTELSYFGLLEEAIGAGVGKWFLLQALYAAWQDNPKRVTVTTNTLDHPRALQLYQMMGFSPVGTYEAWVEPLTETELLEISRKS
- a CDS encoding DUF1203 domain-containing protein, which gives rise to MTQIVFTAMSEEDAAAFRAGEADAYGNAPEKAVSPGGMPCRHCLGEIGEGEGMLILAYRPFSALQPYAETGPIFLHADECQRYPETDALPPMLESPDYIVRGYGKNERIVYGTGAVTATDQIAARASQLLQRDDVAYVHVRSARNNCFQCRIDAA
- a CDS encoding dihydrofolate reductase encodes the protein MSRLVVRSFSISLDGFGAGPDQSLQNPLGVKGETLHNWAFGTKTFRTMFGQDGGSTGVDEGFAASGFENIGAWILGRNMFGPVRGAWPDESWKGWWGEEPPYHVPVFVLTNHPRASFDMKGGTTFHFITHGIEEALEAAKAAAGGKDVRLGGGVSVIRQYLEQQLIDDLHLAQSPVLLGKGENLLSGLDLPALGYQCRETVRGENATHLLIGRTG
- a CDS encoding alanyl-tRNA editing protein, translated to MPVNALFRDDFYLSTAEAIVTAVHEDGGIELDQTCFYATSGGQPGDSGVLERADGSKIDLGVTRHGADKSVIIHVPLEGQASPAVGEKVTLHVDWPRRYKLMRMHTACHLLSVVCQWPITGAAVGEDESRVDFDMSETIDKDDVTAKLMELVKANHPVFLQWITDEELLANPGIVKSKNVRPPVGLGRVSLVCIGEASSIDSQPCGGTHVSETKEVGDIHIAKIEKKGKENRRFRIRFGTPEATA
- a CDS encoding methylated-DNA--[protein]-cysteine S-methyltransferase gives rise to the protein MQNQGYIVFPTALGHCGLAWGAKGIKRLQLPGANAAETEKLLMRRVPSLSAAAPDDELRRIIESIVRYFAGEATDFSRTPVDLAGAEPFHLDVYQAVRLIGWGNTTTYGAVAKTLGSGPEKARDVGQAMAKNPVPLIIPCHRVLAAGGRLGGFSAPGGSTTKLRMLALENAGRASDDEAQGSLF
- a CDS encoding DUF2934 domain-containing protein codes for the protein MTADREGSIRAKAHALWEKEGRPEGSHERHWAEAEREVATETAKKPVKKPAERKPKSPAVKSLQNEQKASRADDKDELTEGLEESFPASDPLAVTNTTVATKRPSAKKKTK
- a CDS encoding deoxyribodipyrimidine photo-lyase is translated as MSTKPSAVIVWFRKDLRLSDNYALRAALDHGGAVIPVYIRDDKAGSAGPLGGAQEWWLHHSLEALAASLDTCGSRLLLRSGKPSDILHSLISETGAETVLWNRRYDPDGMETDSKLKEALRGDGLTVKSFAGHLMHEPSRVKTKGGGPYRVYTPFWRAIEGAEEPHVPAEAPDKLTAPGTWPKTEKLADWKLLPTRPDWAKDFADLWTPGEASAQEKLEDFIDGALKGYEEGRDFPAKDATSMLSPHLALGEISPAAAWHATKGLSHKIGSQDISRFRKELVWREFCYHLLFHFPELDEKNWNDSFDPFPWKNDNAGFNAWKRGMTGYPIVDAGMRQLWKHGIMHNRVRMITASFLIKHLLIDWRKGEKWFRDTLVDADPASNAANWQWVAGSGADASPFFRIFNPVLQGEKFDANGDYVRMFVPELDKLERKYIHKPFAAPKDVLEKAGIELGTTYPKPVVDHQFARQRALDAYSGLKKHA
- a CDS encoding DUF982 domain-containing protein, with amino-acid sequence MLLNDIKWKTPVTISLQNGSPRIFNGAYEAFDFLQHEWPERTGQAYEQALRLCRASLMGSVDGEIARAAFIAASRQAECLMDEDRQIAS